The following are encoded in a window of Clostridium thermarum genomic DNA:
- a CDS encoding transposase encodes MPRVARIKNEAGIYHIMVRSISDVALFRDDVDKDKYLHLIKKYQQIFLFKVYAYCLMTTHGHIVIDCCGADISKIMKSINQCYAAYFNKKYNRHGHVFQDRFKSKLVDDERYLVTLSAYIHNNPKDITRYEKCVERYKYSSLGVYLGIFHDEFYILGTDFILGHFSINVDRARKSYLEYINRISDRQEEIDVEFINEGSECRSERKILLRDVKAEDIIDFVSKYTNQYFNIHIKFNHRHIELKAVCILIMRSLGNYSHKDICQYIGNVTISTVSRLCEKGYSLITEDNRYKSLISDIIKELSIA; translated from the coding sequence ATGCCAAGAGTTGCACGAATTAAGAATGAAGCAGGTATTTACCACATTATGGTTAGAAGTATAAGTGATGTAGCACTTTTTAGGGATGACGTTGATAAGGATAAATATCTTCATTTAATTAAAAAATACCAACAAATCTTTCTTTTTAAGGTATATGCCTATTGTCTTATGACTACACATGGGCATATTGTAATTGACTGCTGCGGAGCTGATATAAGTAAGATAATGAAGTCTATTAATCAGTGCTATGCTGCCTATTTTAATAAAAAGTACAATAGGCATGGACATGTATTTCAAGACAGATTTAAAAGCAAGCTCGTAGATGATGAAAGATATCTGGTGACCTTATCAGCTTATATACACAACAATCCCAAGGACATTACCAGGTATGAAAAATGCGTTGAACGATATAAGTATTCAAGTCTAGGAGTATATCTTGGAATATTTCATGATGAATTTTATATATTAGGTACTGATTTTATACTTGGACACTTCAGTATAAATGTTGATAGAGCAAGAAAGTCTTACTTAGAATATATAAATAGGATATCTGACAGGCAAGAGGAAATAGATGTAGAGTTTATAAATGAAGGAAGTGAATGTAGAAGTGAACGTAAGATTTTACTAAGAGATGTAAAAGCAGAGGACATTATTGACTTTGTATCAAAGTATACAAACCAATACTTTAATATACATATTAAATTTAATCATAGACATATAGAGCTAAAAGCTGTATGTATATTAATCATGCGGTCTTTAGGAAATTATAGCCATAAGGATATATGTCAATATATTGGCAATGTCACTATTTCTACTGTAAGTAGGCTTTGTGAAAAGGGGTACTCACTAATTACTGAGGACAATAGATACAAGTCATTGATAAGTGATATCATAAAGGAGCTTAGTATCGCATAA